In a genomic window of Acidilobus saccharovorans 345-15:
- the hsp20 gene encoding archaeal heat shock protein Hsp20, translating to MSDDRKKKRRSFDDLFDEIDDLMKRFEEEFEDMERDFEDLLKNAPAKEGPYYYGVRVYVGPDGVPHIEQFGNIKKEGRGKVIISDETEPMVDVMERDDEVWVVADLPGVDKDQIKVSATERTVSIRAEGDKRKYSKEVELPAVVDPSSAKATFKNGVLEIKFKKLQGSKGSVNIKIE from the coding sequence TTGAGCGACGACCGCAAGAAGAAAAGGAGATCTTTTGATGACCTATTTGATGAGATAGATGACCTCATGAAGAGATTTGAAGAGGAATTTGAGGACATGGAGAGAGACTTCGAGGACTTGCTTAAGAACGCCCCCGCCAAGGAGGGACCATATTATTATGGTGTGAGGGTCTACGTTGGCCCAGACGGCGTACCTCATATAGAGCAGTTTGGCAACATAAAGAAGGAGGGCAGGGGGAAGGTAATAATAAGCGACGAGACTGAACCGATGGTAGACGTTATGGAACGTGACGATGAGGTATGGGTAGTGGCTGATCTGCCTGGCGTCGACAAGGATCAAATAAAGGTTTCAGCCACTGAGAGAACGGTCAGCATTAGGGCTGAAGGCGACAAGAGAAAGTATTCAAAGGAAGTAGAGCTGCCAGCTGTTGTGGATCCGAGCTCAGCCAAGGCTACGTTCAAGAATGGAGTGCTTGAAATTAAGTTTAAGAAGCTTCAGGGATCGAAGGGAAGCGTCAATATAAAGATAGAGTAA
- a CDS encoding digeranylgeranylglycerophospholipid reductase, which produces MTKELTYDVVIVGLGPAGSSLAYLLRKSGLEVAGIEMNGPEGAWGKPCGDAIGKHHFDETGLPYPTGESLKQKIDGIDIISPYGGVKLRVNGEGFIIDRNKYGLTLINESAKGGVDIYMRTRVTSPKLEEGKLVGVYAKGENGEDLLFRGKIIVDATGNSGLLRRQLPTSWPVNEPLDPKDANIAYREIRELNYTVEEPSYLKIYVNQEISPGGYWWYFPEGKESANIGLGVQGGMGYPTPNTIFKQRLEKLDEVKNYRRVINAAGSKVPTRRPANTLVWDNFIGIGDNGYTVNPVHGGGMGYAMVAAYYASKSIIKAFTENDFSAKALWDLNINYIKSIGKRQASLDIFRIFLQRLSNDDIEYGLKHGIMNADQVYETSVSGELKANLGLLDKVSIALRMLGRPSLLPKLATVATYMKRVQQLYDAYPTSPEGLDTWVSAINALYSEYKSKIGVA; this is translated from the coding sequence TTGACAAAGGAGCTAACGTATGACGTAGTAATTGTAGGCCTTGGCCCTGCAGGCTCCTCACTTGCTTACCTTCTAAGGAAATCCGGGCTCGAAGTGGCAGGCATTGAAATGAACGGCCCTGAAGGCGCGTGGGGCAAGCCCTGTGGTGACGCTATAGGCAAGCACCACTTTGACGAGACAGGCCTTCCATATCCCACGGGCGAGTCGCTTAAGCAAAAGATAGACGGCATTGATATAATAAGTCCCTACGGGGGCGTCAAGCTAAGGGTTAACGGCGAAGGGTTTATAATAGACAGGAACAAGTACGGGCTTACCCTCATCAATGAGAGCGCTAAGGGCGGCGTCGATATTTACATGAGGACCCGCGTTACGTCGCCTAAGCTAGAGGAGGGAAAGCTTGTTGGTGTTTATGCCAAAGGCGAGAACGGTGAGGACCTTCTATTCAGGGGAAAGATCATAGTGGACGCTACTGGCAACAGCGGCCTCCTTAGGAGGCAGCTGCCCACCTCCTGGCCCGTTAATGAACCCCTGGACCCTAAGGATGCTAACATAGCCTACCGTGAGATCAGGGAACTGAACTACACTGTAGAGGAGCCCAGCTACCTTAAGATCTACGTTAACCAGGAGATATCCCCAGGGGGCTACTGGTGGTACTTCCCTGAGGGCAAGGAGTCCGCCAACATAGGCCTCGGGGTTCAGGGCGGCATGGGTTACCCAACCCCTAACACTATATTCAAGCAGAGGCTCGAAAAATTAGACGAAGTCAAGAACTACAGAAGGGTTATCAACGCGGCCGGCTCTAAGGTTCCAACTAGGCGCCCTGCTAACACGCTGGTATGGGATAACTTCATTGGAATAGGGGACAACGGGTATACTGTGAACCCAGTGCACGGAGGTGGAATGGGCTATGCTATGGTCGCGGCCTACTACGCCTCTAAGTCAATAATTAAGGCGTTCACCGAGAACGACTTCTCAGCCAAGGCCCTGTGGGACCTTAACATAAATTACATAAAGTCCATTGGGAAAAGGCAGGCTTCCCTTGACATCTTCAGGATATTCCTACAGAGGCTCAGCAATGACGACATAGAGTACGGCCTTAAGCATGGCATAATGAACGCGGACCAAGTTTATGAGACTAGCGTCTCAGGCGAGCTGAAGGCTAACTTAGGGCTCCTTGACAAGGTCTCTATAGCGCTTCGCATGCTCGGCAGGCCCTCGCTGCTGCCCAAGCTGGCCACGGTGGCCACCTATATGAAGAGGGTTCAGCAGCTCTATGACGCCTATCCAACGTCACCAGAAGGCCTCGACACCTGGGTCTCAGCCATCAATGCCCTTTACTCCGAGTATAAGTCTAAGATAGGCGTGGCTTAG
- the cysS gene encoding cysteine--tRNA ligase: MTLTVTNTLGRREEVFRPWSPPLVTMYVCGPTVYDYVHIGHAKTFVAFDGIKRYLSLIGYSVYHVQNITDIDDKIIKRASDRGVSWKEVADSYAQDYLESLSRLNIRVDLHPRVTSHINEIIDFIGKLIEKGYAYVAPSGSVYFDVDAYPDYGRLSGNFNKALWDQGEGVVSEKRHPYDFALWKAAKPGEPWWESPWGRGRPGWHIECSVMSSRYLGSRIDIHGGGSDLIFPHHENERAQSESLFGGPWVKYWLHTGMLTIRGEKMSKSLGNIVSLRDAINEWGPNVIRMWVLTSHYRGSLEYSEQSLGQAKKLVERLRDIASDVVKRLSKEEYVNYMKAADVDELFKLRSLYLNWHAAMQRDFNMGEAAGSVWALTSEYYKYIASSESRALIAFTYKMLVDFNRVYAVLDDIFERAPMAPVASLEDQLIDLLVEVRSQLRKNKMYDLADYIRSKLASYGITLVDKGEETTWKRAG; encoded by the coding sequence ATGACGCTGACGGTAACTAACACCCTAGGAAGAAGGGAGGAAGTCTTCAGGCCATGGTCCCCTCCACTTGTAACCATGTACGTCTGTGGTCCAACAGTGTACGACTACGTTCACATAGGTCACGCTAAGACGTTTGTGGCATTCGATGGGATAAAGAGATACCTATCGTTGATAGGCTATTCCGTATACCACGTTCAGAACATAACAGACATAGATGACAAGATAATAAAGAGGGCCTCGGATCGCGGCGTGAGCTGGAAAGAGGTAGCGGACAGTTACGCGCAGGATTACCTGGAAAGCCTCTCAAGGCTCAACATAAGAGTTGACTTACACCCCAGGGTGACATCTCACATAAACGAAATCATAGATTTTATAGGGAAGCTCATAGAGAAAGGCTATGCTTATGTAGCGCCGAGCGGCAGCGTTTACTTCGATGTCGATGCATACCCTGACTATGGAAGGCTTAGCGGCAACTTCAACAAGGCCCTGTGGGATCAAGGCGAGGGAGTGGTGTCAGAGAAGCGCCATCCTTACGACTTTGCTCTGTGGAAAGCTGCCAAGCCTGGGGAACCTTGGTGGGAAAGCCCTTGGGGCCGCGGGAGGCCCGGGTGGCACATAGAGTGCAGCGTGATGAGCAGCAGGTACCTTGGGAGTAGGATTGACATTCATGGAGGGGGCTCCGATCTCATATTTCCACATCATGAGAACGAGAGGGCCCAGAGCGAGAGCCTCTTTGGCGGTCCCTGGGTTAAGTACTGGCTTCACACCGGCATGCTAACTATAAGGGGCGAGAAGATGAGCAAGAGCCTTGGAAACATTGTAAGCTTAAGGGACGCGATAAATGAGTGGGGCCCCAATGTAATAAGGATGTGGGTTCTCACATCTCATTATAGAGGAAGCCTCGAGTACTCCGAACAAAGCCTTGGGCAGGCCAAGAAGCTGGTCGAGAGGCTGCGCGATATTGCGAGCGACGTGGTCAAGAGGCTCTCTAAGGAGGAGTATGTCAACTATATGAAAGCTGCAGATGTCGACGAACTTTTCAAGCTAAGGTCCCTGTACCTAAACTGGCACGCGGCAATGCAGAGAGACTTTAACATGGGAGAGGCCGCGGGCAGCGTATGGGCCTTAACCTCAGAATATTACAAGTACATAGCTTCATCAGAGTCAAGGGCACTCATAGCTTTCACATACAAAATGCTTGTAGACTTTAACAGGGTTTACGCAGTTTTAGATGATATTTTTGAGAGAGCGCCAATGGCCCCCGTGGCTTCCCTTGAGGACCAGCTAATAGACCTCTTAGTTGAGGTTAGGTCACAGCTTCGTAAGAATAAGATGTACGACCTAGCAGATTACATAAGGTCCAAGCTAGCCTCATACGGCATAACTCTAGTCGATAAAGGCGAGGAGACCACATGGAAAAGAGCGGGCTGA